TGGTTtaccgactaatatttctggtgcagAGTGCAGAATAGCGAGGGGTTTAATCATTCAGACATTTAATCGTGCGCATCCCGGATATACATGACACTGAAGAGCACACATAATAGACAACAAGTCAGTGTGCAGGATCAGCCTCAGTGCAGGCCCCCTGAACCAGCTGGTACAGTTTAGtgctcagagatgacagctgtttcagtgctgcatttaagtcaataatttttttattatttcatatcATAATTCATTTGTTATCTCACTTATTTGCCCTTAACATTTTTGCCAACTTTGCCCTTCACATTACGGGCAATATTCTTGCCAACTTTGCCCTTCACATTACGGGCAACATTCTTGACAACTTTGCCCTTAACATTACGGGCAACATTCTTGGCAACTTTGCCCTTAACATTACGGGCAGTATTCTTGGCAACTTTGCCCTTAACAATACGGGCAGTATTCTTGCCAACTTCGCCCTTAACATTACGGGCAACATTCTTGCCAACTTTGCCCTTAACATTATGGGCAACATTCTTGCCAACTTTGCCCATGACATTACGGGCAACATTCTTGACTACTTTGCCCTTAACATTACGGGCAACATTCTTGCAAACTTTGCCCTTAACATTACCGCCAACATTATGACTGACAAACACACCACGATAACAGGCATTTGGGGCGCTAGGAACGATGGCaccagctgctccatcagtagAAATTTTCTGATCAGTTGGAAGATCCACAGCAGACCAGGAAGAGGAGGTTACACCTGCACGAGAGACtttctcctgagctgctgctccCTCTGGGAAAATAAAGATTAGGACACAGAGAATcagtaaaagacaaaaattaGCTAATAATgagcacacaaaacaaacaacaagtcAGTGTGCAGGATCAGCCTCAGTGCAGGCCCCCTGAACCAGCTGGTACAGTTTAGtgctcagagatgacagctgtttcagtggtgcatttaagtcaatatttttttaattatttcatatCATAATTCATTTGTTATCTCACTTATTTGCCCTTAACATTACGGGCAACATTCTTGGCAACTTTGCCCTTAACATTACGGGCAACATTCTTGGCAACTTTGCCCTTAACATTACGGGCAGTATTCTTGGCAACTTTGCCCTTAACAATACGGGCAGTATTCTTGCCAACTTCGCCCTTAACATTACGGGCAACATTCTTGCCAACTTTGCCCTTAACATTATGGGCAACATTCTTGCCAACTTTGCCCATGACATTACGGGCAACATTCTTGACTACTTTGCCCTTAACATTACGGGCAACATTCTTGCAAACTTTGCCCTTAACATTACCGCCAACATTATGACTGACAAACACACCACGATAACAGGCATTTGGGGCGCTAGGAACGATGGCaccagctgctccatcagtagAAATTTTCTGATCAGTTGGAAGATCCACAGCAGACCAGGAAGAGGAGGTTACACCTGCACAAGAGACtttctcctgagctgctgctccCTCTGGGAAAATAAAGATTAGGACACAGAGAATcagtaaaagacaaaaattaGCTAATGATGAGCACACAAACATTCTTGCCAACTTTGCCCTTAACATTACGGGCAACATTCTTGACAAGTTTGCCCTTAACATTACCTGCAACATTATTGTCAACTTTGCCCTTAACATTACGGGCAACATTCTTGACAAGTTTGCCCTTAACATTACAGGCAACATTCTTGCCAACTTTGCCCTTAACATTACGGGCAACATTCTTGACAAGTTTGCCCTTAACATTACCTGCAACGTTATTGTCAACTTTGCCCTTTACATTATGGGCAACATTCTTGCCAACTTTGCCCTTAACATTACAGGCAACATTCTTGCCAACTTTGCCCTTAACATTACCAGCAACATTCATGTCAACATCACCCCTAACAAGAGATTCTCTGACCAGTTGGAAGACCCAAAGGAGACGAGGAGGTTACAAGAGAATGAGAGACTTTCTCCTgtgctgctgcttcctctggGAAATAAAGATCAAGAAACAGATAAtcaataaaagacacaaattagCTAATATTAAACATCGTCTATGAACTCATTGATTTACTGTACCTGTGTAGGTTTTCTGTAACCTCTCTGCAGCGGTGCTGTTGCTCATCTTCTCCAGAATCTCAACAATGATGCTCACAGCCAAATGTTCACCGTAGCTCTCGATCATCCTGCTCACAGTGTCCATCCGGGTTGCCCTCTCCAAACGGGCAACAGGAATTGGTTTGCAGCCCTCCAAGGTGTCTGCCATGAGAAACCATTTAAGCCTTTTAAAGTCAGCTTGGCGCAGGCCTTCCAGAGTCTGAAGGAGCAGTTGTTGAACAGGCATATCTGCTCACTGAACGAGAAGAGGAGGAATTAGTTTCCAGATTAGCCTTCAGTGTTCATGGAATAATTGCACAACACACTAGTTATGTTTGCTGATGCTTCTTATTATTACACGATCCCCTTTACACTGCAAATTTACCCGCTGTGGggtctcccaggaggagctggagggtgttgccggggagagggatgtctggggtgctttgctcggcctgctgctcCGCAACCCggcccggataagcggatgaaaatggatggatggatgggtggaatAAGAAAATAATTATCTAATTAAAAAAGACCATGTATAGGGACTCTTACAATAACTAACATTACCATCATCATTTATTGCCAGTAGGTATCTACTTGATGTATAGGAAGggcataaaatataataaaaatatattataggTTGTATAATACAGAAGCATAATATAtttttccatcacacacacaatacttttacttcagtgaaGGACCTCAGTGCTCCTTTTGCTACTGCTACAAATacgaataataataatacaagtTATGATGATaataacagaaaatataaaaaattgaaaaagctTTCCCCCAAagagaaaagcaaagaaaacacacacgcacacagtggCATAGACAGTGTCACCCTGTTGAGatcacttattttattattatgaatGTAAACTGATGAAAATGGGTCATCAACTAATGTAGATTTGTTATAATCAGTGCTGAATCAGTTGATATTTTGCACCTCCTAATCGTCTGATTGTTTTTGTCGTTATCCAGTGTTGGGTAAGCTACTTGAAAAAATGTAGTGAGCTAAAGCTACCAGTTACTCTACGTCAGAATGAAGTTTCACTACAGTGCAGCTATCTCCAGGGAAATGTGGCAAGATAAGCTACCAGAAAATGGCAAAGTATCTTGCTACTTGCAAAgctactatttttttttttttaactttatgtgAAATCAACATTTTCTCAGTGATGAGAAAAAATGTCAGCTATACAAATAGGCAGGCaaagaaatgttaaattaaaactttttttttttaagactgtatgacatttgaacatgtcctcCAATAACATGACGTCATCAGTCAGCCTattgctctctctcttttcctctcctcttcccacttaatgcatttctctgtcttggCCTCTCAGTAGGCTATCTATCTCTGTCAGcaattcaaaaacagaattacaaaacatatttttcagttAAATAAAACCACAATAAATAACAGACAGTAGTATAAACCTTTTTTTTGAAGGGGGATTAGCTATTCTAGCTTTAATATGTCCTGTAGACAACTTGAATAAATATTGATAGTTGCACTATACTTTGAGTATACTTTGAGTTAGGCCATATTTCCTCTGTAAATTGTATTTGtcatcaaatatattttattgtgcTACTTTTaccataataataaaagtatgtAAGACAGATTTTAATAATAGATACTGTTGGTATTCTTGAATGGACTccttttaaaaaagtcaaatatgtGGCAATATTGCATTCAAATGAAAATTGGGATCTGTGTGAAAGCTACAGTTCCCATTGTTTTCTGTTGCTATGGAGGTTTAGAAATGTTTAAAGGCTTGGCCAACTTATTGACATTGTAAAAATAGACTTTCATATTCTCCATGTGTGGACAAATGGACAAAAACACTCCAGATGTACAGGCCAGGATGAGTTGCATGTGTAAGTGATgtgaatattgtgatattattgaTTGATATGATTGATATTTGatagaaacaacaaaaatgtgtctGGATTTGGCCATATTTACATTAGAAACATGACTGCAGCAGTAACATACAGTTACAGAACTCACCTGATTCAGGCTGTGTCTCACTGAAAGTGGTGAGGTAGTGAGGTGGTGTGCTGAATCCAGCCGTGCTGCTGCTTGTTGCGTGACTTGTAGCTGTATTCAAACATGCAGTACATCCATACTGTTACACCACTTCATGAAGTCTGTTGTGTAATTCTGCTTCATATAAAGTATGCACTGtacaaataaactttattttatttgacctACACTTAGCCTACTGTAATTAGTAACAAGGTTAAACTGGAACATTAAATAGTAATACTAAtaacattataataatattaataacatgCCCTGCAAATAACACATGACATCAGTATgtcactctgtctctcctctcttccatcCTCATactgttgtctgtctctctagCTCTTTTCTCTGCCTTTGTTGTGTTTACGTCTCAGTCTGCTGTATTTCAGAGCCTCTTACTTTAATGAATTCACCACTCGCTCACTGAATTAACTTTGCAACTGAAAAGCTACTTGACTCAGAAAGTAATGACGCAATCACCCCGTTGCTCACAATACAGTTTAATTCCTTTTTCTTCTTGAAGTGACGCCACTGCCGTGCCTTCATGTGTAACGTTCAGCAGTGTCAGCATAATAACTCTTTGGCGCTGCAATTGATTAACAACCCACATTAATATCAATgctgaaagaaagacagacctACGGGAGACACAGCACAGTCAGTGTTAGGCCTACATCATTCTAAACAGCCGCCTTCAGGTTTTCCTTTCTTCCTATCTTATGCTGTAGGCCTAcctttcattttcatcatttcaaAACGTGAAACAACCAACAGGCTGAACAACACCGGACCAAAGAGCCAAAATGAACTATTTTATAAGCACCATAAACCAAAATGAGTTAGCCTACCTTGTCTGTAAATGCCCACCAGAAATGTTTAAGTCGCGGCGTCTATTATTTGACTCTCAAACAATGAACTACAAATGCGCCAATTTTTTTTGGACTTTCAGGAAGTTGGTAGGAGTGGGCGGATCCAGTGCCGTagagtatttatttatttatttatttatttttatattgaaaaCAGAACAATTTACACCAATATATGGCAGTTGTTACATTCTTTATAAAATGCTCTTACACAGACGGAGCAcaggaaacagaataaaacaaaaaagacatgaaaaaaaaaatatataaattaaaatcgCTAAGGGGCCTCTTCTAGTATCTAATGTTATTAATAGTGTACAGAAGACTTTTTGCTGTTGTCTTTTTCATGTGCTTCAAAGCTTTACAGTACATAGTCAGTTCTTTTTTAAATACCAAAAAAGGGGTTGTGTTTTAATGCATTTACATTTGTGAATAAAGAATTtacctaaaataaataaagtgttcaAAAGAATGTTAGTATCTTTATCCTCAAAACGCAATATCATTTCTTGAAAACTGGGGGAGAGATATAAGTTTTGGCTCTAGCCAATCATACATGTCAGTCCAAAAACTATTActataaacacagaaaaaaaaaaaccaagtgATCCATGGTCTCTATGTCCTCATCACAGAATATGCAGTTATTGTGATCAATGTTAAATCTTTGTGTAAGAAGTTCTCCTGAAGGGTATATatcattaaatattttaaagtggAGTTCTTTGGCTTTTGGAGGTAAAGGTAATTTTAAGTAACTTGTGCGTAATTTCTTTAAAGTAGGCAGACAAAATCTTTGAGAAGCTGAGTTCCTACTGAACTGGAAAGGATAGAGGACGTTTGTGAAGAGACGTCAAATTACTTTGTTAGACAAAAGTCTCAACTGAGAAATCCTGACTGTCAGTGATCAGTTTGGGGAGATGTGGAGGTACAGTTAGATGAGGTTGTGTATTTTCAACCATCCTCATAAAAGAAACTGGTAAACTTTTCATAACCTTATTAAATTGTTTATGGTTACATTGAATATTAAATTGAATACAGAAATTCTCAAAAGATATCACCAGAATCATCTAACAAATGGATGACAGACCAAATATCTCTTTCCATCCAGTCACTGTAAAATAAGGACTTGTTTCGAAAGAGAATGAATCTACAATTCCAGATGGGGATATCATGCGGTGAGAAATTGTGTTTCTACAGAAGTTTCCAATATAATAACACTTGTGAATGGAATGAGGNGGACTTGTTTCGAAAGAGAATGAATCTACAATTCCAGATGGGGATATCATGCGGTGAGAAATTGTGTTTCTACAGAAGTTTCCAATATAATAACACTTGTGAATGGAATGAGGATAATTTGACAGGtaatttttgaacaaaaaagtcacaacataaaagaaaatcaataccACCAATCTTATTGAAAATACCCCTAACACAATACCAAAAACTGTTATTATTCAGTGAAAATGATCttaaccattttgtttttaaagtgccaTTTATACATTCAAAGTCAATGgcctgcagaccactgttttcATAATCTTTTACTATAGTTGCTTTCTTTAAATAATGAGATTTACGTTTCCAAATGtagtaaaagtttaatttgtttatgttttttatcgCTTTATTTGATATAGAAAGAGAATTAGCTGGATAAATGCATCTTGAAAGACTTTCCATTTTTGTTATGTAAATGTGACCAAAAAGAGAAAGATCTCTATTTAACCACCTGTCTAATCTTGTTTTGCATTTATCTATTGTGTTCCAtatattcaatttttcactTGATTTGTCATCTTTTGTAATATGCACACCTAAATATTTGACCGTAGTTTTGATGGGAATACCATCTGTTGCCAGAAGATGGCAGTCATGAATGGCTAATAGttcacatttctttaaattcaGTTGTAAACCAGATGCTTTGGAAAATAAATCTATAATCTGAATGGTTTTTGGGAtttgttcaatattttttaaaaacagagttgtGTCATCTGCCAGTTGACTGATGACTATTTGGCTCTCAAAGACATTTAACTGCTCAAtatctttgtttttaataagaacAGACATCATTTCTGCTTTCAAAGCCTTGAAAATAAAAGGATGTTCTAGCATGTCAAAAGCTTTATAGAAAGtgagaaaaagaataaaaccaTCATCGTCTATAAAGTAACTGTATTCAATTAAGTCAAGGACTAGACGCACGTTGTTATGAATTGATCTGCCTTTCATAAATCCTGACTGGGTGCCGCTTATTATTTGGGGAAGCCCTTCTTTGAGTCGATttgaaaatatgtgtgttaataACTTGTAATCATTGTTGAGTAGGGTTATTGGTCGCCAATTATCTAGAAGATTTGGATCTTTACCTGGTTTTGGGATGAGAACTATTAAGCCTTGCCTCATAGTATGTGGGAGAGATAATTTTTCTGTagtttcttttaatgttttgaatAAAAGGACTTTAATATGTTCccaaaaatgtttgtaaaagtTAGCAGTGAGGCCGTCTGGGCCAGGAGAGCGATCAAGAGTCAAACACTGCAATGCTGTTTCTAGCTCCTCATATGAAATCTCTgcttcacatttatttttgaaatcCTCATTTATTCGTGGGATGAAATCTTTGATTTGggcaaaaaaaaagcttctgCTCTAGCAGGTGAGAAATTAGAAGTGTATAGTTTACTGTAAAAAGAGTAAATTTCATTAGCTATTATCTGTGGATCAGAGCATTcatgatcattttatttttatttatttatttttaaaaatgggacagaacatattaatgaacattAACAATGTAAATATGTAAGACATTGTAGCCAAGCGGCTAATTTCCATCCCTTGTCCCATTGGCAGGTAGGTGttcagggagagaaagagaagagagaaagggaaggacATCAAAGCAAGTAGAAGTATAACAGAGGAGAATAAGGCGTggcataacaacaacaacaagacacGATAAtgacagagctgacagtgtAGCTGAGCTGGGGACAACATTATATAGTTAGTGAAATGCTATTGCACCAATGCCCATACAGTTATAAAGTGCATGTGCTGAAAATTCATATTAGGAAGTCCATAAAAAATCCACATAAATTCATATCAGAAGGTCCATATAAAGTGGCAATTGTGCATGCAAATACTGGATTATTATTGCAAAAATGCCCAGTAAAGTGCAAGATGCTATTGCTGGCTGTCCAAGATAAAGTGCTTcaagtgtttgattttaaaatgcttGATTGCCCATGATAAAGTGATAGATTGCATTTCATTcttaaaataagacaaaacagGACAAGAGTCATATACTATAGATGGTTACATAACAATGGTTGTacaacagatacagatacatttTAGGTTTTTTATCAAGTACTTTTAAGGCTTGTTTGTAGACTGTCTCAATAGGTTTTAGAATTGTTTGCATGATGTTGACCAGCTTGTTATACAGTATAGCATATGTGATACAATCATTGAATCGAAGTATAGCTTGGCTGTCTCTGTGGTTAAATTATTTCTAATATATCTAAAATTGGACAAGTTAAATTTCATTCTGTTCACAATTTTCTTTACCTGTTGTTTAAAATTAAGCTGTGGGTCAAGAATGActcctaaatatttaaaattttgtACTACTTCAATTCtttgattttggacaacaacaTCAGGATTACTACCATTATTCACCCTTTTCGCAAAGTACATACACACAGTCTTAGATACGTTAAGATGTAAGTGAGAGCTCTCAAGCCATTTATGTACAGAACTCATAGCAACTGTCAGCTCTTGTGCCGCTTGTGTTTTGTCCTTCACATGTACAGAACTGCATCATCAGCATACATTTGACAGGTTACACCAGAGGGGCAACAGCTTGGTAGGTCATTTATAAACAGGCTAAAGAGTAGCGGCCCCAGTATTGACCCTTGTGGAACCCCAAAACTGTTCTTACGGGGCATTGATTTTGTATCCTGTACCCTGACACTTTGCATTCTTGATGAAACATATGATTTGAACCAATTCAATGCAGTCggagaaaaattaaaatgtgacagtttAGTTAACAGTATCAAATGATCAACCGTATTGAAGGCTTTTCTAAGATCAATAAAAACGGCACCAACAACACTACCTCCATCAAgctttgattttatgttttccaATAGAAAGCACAGAGCTGTCTCTGTGGAATGGTGTTTTCTAAAGCCGAATTGCATTTGGTGTAGGATGTATGGGCTATTATTCAGATGTTCAATGATTTGTTCTGCAACTAGTTTCTCTATGATTTTTGAGACTATGGGGAGTATGCTGATTGGTCTATAGTTACTGACTAAAGTTGAATTCCCTGTTTTATGTATTGGTGTGATAATAGAGCATTTCCAAGAGTCTGGGAAAATCCCTTCATTAATAGAGTTATTTATGATGACTGTTAATGGTGCTATGAGAGATTCCTTGTGACTTTTTAGAAACATAACATCCATACCATATGTGTCTTCGGGTTTAGAACTTTTGAGACCACTGACAATCTTGTCAACCTTTGACTGAGTCACTGTGAGAAGATTGAAAACTGGCTCAACAGTGTTCAGAGACACTGGCAAAAAGTGTGACGTTAGATGGTCAAAACTTTGTGCCAGGTCTTTGACAGAGTccacaaaataatcatttaGTGCTGTTGCAATTTCACTTGGGTCATGGGTTGCATTTTCCTCTAACTGTAACTCCCTAATTTCTCTACTTCCTGCATGGCTCCCTGtcagttttttaatatttgtccAAATTTCTTTAGTATTTCCTTTTGCAttacttattattttaataaaaaaattagcTTTTGCAGTTCTGATCTCCTTTACTACTTTATTTCTAAGTGAGATAAATATTTGTCTGTcatgtaccttttttttttttaatgaagtttTGAGAGCCTGGTCTCTTTGTTTCATTAGTGTTCATATGTTATCATTCAACCATGGGAGGTAATTCTTTTTCACTGGTTTTACCCTCATTTTTTTCTTGAAGGCAGACACAGTTTCTCGGATAACAGATGTAAATGCATTACAGTTATCATTAACGTGATTGTGGGTGAGGTGATCAGCCCACTTGATGTTCATCAGTGCCTGTGTCAGATTTGGGATTTCCCTCCTGGGTACTCTCATTTGCTCATGAGACCTTCTCTGTGGACAAGAAAATCGTTTGTTAGTTTTCtcgaaaataaaattaaattatggTCTGACAAACCAGTTATCAAGTTAAATGTTTTCTGAATTCTCTCACACTTATTACTGAAGACAAGATCAATACACGTTTTTGAGGAAGTAGTTATTCTGGTGGGTTCCTTTATAAGTTGAGTGAGATCAAACTTATCTGATAGGGATTTTAGTTGTTTTCGATTGGTTTTGTCAAGCCAGTTGATATTTAGGTCTCcaagtaaaataatttaattcctAGAATCACATTCTTTGAGTAGGCCCTGTAGTTCATCGTAAAATGCTATAGAGGTCGCTGGAGGTCTGTATATACCAATCATTGTCATTTGTGGAGAGAGGGTTAATTTGAGACCAATACATTCAAGGTTGTATGCAGAAGTCCATTCTAATCGTGTACACTGTAAGTGTTCCCTTTCATAGAACATTACTCCCCCACCCCTACACCCCACCCTGTCATTTCTAAAGATGTTGTAACCTCGTACATGTTATCCAGCCGTGGGAGAGTGGGCATTAACCAAGTTTCAGATAAACATAGAAAGTCCAAGTTCGATTCACTGAGTAGATGATTAACTTGTTCACATTTGGGGAGGATACTACGGATGTTTAGATGTCCACCGAGTAGGCCACTTGACTTACTTTGTGGATCCCAGATCACTTTGGCTTGGTTCTAAGTGTGATTTAACTTGATGTGTCTTATTTTTTTGAATACAGGATTCCTAATGCCAATCTTCTTCCCA
The window above is part of the Epinephelus moara isolate mb chromosome 5, YSFRI_EMoa_1.0, whole genome shotgun sequence genome. Proteins encoded here:
- the LOC126390191 gene encoding uncharacterized protein LOC126390191 isoform X1 → MPVQQLLLQTLEGLRQADFKRLKWFLMADTLEGCKPIPVARLERATRMDTVSRMIESYGEHLAVSIIVEILEKMSNSTAAERLQKTYTEEAAAQEKVSHSLVTSSSPLGLPTEGAAAQEKVSCAGVTSSSWSAVDLPTDQKISTDGAAGAIVPSAPNACYREGAAAQEKVSRAGVTSSSWSAVDLPTDQKISTDGAAGAIVPSAPNACYREGAAAQEKVSLAVGTSSSSALCLPTGRRSFIDGAAGAIAPIPSNGTMIISGNVRGNIGHHSGNMIISGNVCGNIGCNAGGIVGNNNVFVTSPAVYHHHFYN
- the LOC126390191 gene encoding uncharacterized protein LOC126390191 isoform X2, which translates into the protein MPVQQLLLQTLEGLRQADFKRLKWFLMADTLEGCKPIPVARLERATRMDTVSRMIESYGEHLAVSIIVEILEKMSNSTAAERLQKTYTEEAAAQEKVSHSLVTSSSPLGLPTEGAAAQEKVSCAGVTSSSWSAVDLPTDQKISTDGAAGAIVPSAPNACYREGAAAQEKVSLAVGTSSSSALCLPTGRRSFIDGAAGAIAPIPSNGTMIISGNVRGNIGHHSGNMIISGNVCGNIGCNAGGIVGNNNVFVTSPAVYHHHFYN